The Leadbetterella byssophila DSM 17132 DNA window CAGCTGTCTTAGGTTTTCTTATTCTATTATATTCAGCTACGAGTACAATCCCGTTCAAAACCGCTACACCAAATAGGGCAATAAATCCTATACCAGCACTTATACTGAATGGCATTCCTCTTAGGGCCAGGAAATAAACTCCTCCTGTAGCGGACAGGGGAATAGCAGTATAGATTAATAGACTGTATCTAAAGGATTTAAAGGATAGATACAAAAGGAAGAAGATTAATACTAAGGATACAGGTACGGCAAGACCCAATCTAGTGCGCGCTTCATTCAGGTTTTCGAATGTACCTCCATATGTGATTTTATATCCGGTTCCTAAATGGAGATTCTTACTCACTTTATCTTGAAGTTCATTAACTACACTTTGCACGTCTCTTCCTCTGACGTTGAAGCCAACAATGATTCTTCTACGGGTGTTTTCCCTTTGAATCTGATTAGGACTGCTTTTGTATGCTATATTGGCGAGTTGATGAAGAGGTACCTGCATGCCCAATGCTGTGGGTACAAGGAGGTTTTTAATATCTTGTACTTCTTTTCTCTCTTCGCTGGCTAGTCTAACTACTATATCGAATCTTCTTTCGCCTTCATAGAATACTCCGGCATGTTGTCCCGCAAAAGCGCTATTGACTACTTTATTGACTTCTGATACACTTAATTTGTATCTACTTAAGGCTTGTCGGTCATAGGAGATAACCAATTGAGGAGCACCTATGAGCGGTTCTATATAGAGATCTTCCGCTCCTTTCACTTTTTGGATTTCTTTGGACAAAAGGTTTGCGTATCGGTTTAACTCATCCAGATTTTCCCCGAAGATCTTACATACCACATCTTGTCTGGCTCCCGTCATTAATTCATTAAAGCGCATTTGTACAGGGAATTGGAATCCGGTACTAAGGCCCGGAATAGCGCTTAGGGCCTTACTCATTTTTTCAGATAGTTCAGGAAAGCTACTAGCACTGGTCCATTCCTTTTTAGGTTTAAGGGAGACGATCATATCACCGGCATCCATAGGCATGGGTTCCGTAGGAATTTCTGCACTACCTATTTTGGTCACTACTTTTTCTACCTCAGGGAATTGTTCCTTAAGTATTTTTGCAGCTTTGTTCGTCTCATTAATGGTGGTTTGAATATTACTTCCCGGTAGTATGCGCATTTCTACTGCAAAATCACCTTCTTCTAGTGTAGGTATAAATTCTCCACCTAGTCGACTTAGTGCAAATACGGCTCCTGCAAAGAGGAGAAATACAACTAACAGGATAGAATTTCCGTGTTTTAAGGCCTTTTGTAGGGCATTATGATGGACAGCCTCTATTTTGTGCATCATACGATCCGATAGACTTCCAGTAGGTGTAGGTTTAAGCACTAGGGCACTCATGGCAGGGATGTAGGTAAGGGAGAGAATAAAAGCGCCTATTAGTGCAAATGCCACAGTTTGTGCCATGGGTATAAACATTTTCCCTTCTATACCCTTCAGGGTGAAGATGGGAAGATATACTACTAAAATGATGATCTGCCCGAAAACGGCACTATTTACCATCTTACTAGCAGAGTTGAAGACTTGTTTGTCTTTTTCTTCATCCCCACGTTTATTCATTTGATGGAGTACGGCTTCTACAATTATCACCGCACCATCCACTATCAATCCGAAGTCCAAAGCTCCTAGGCTCATTAGATTCCCACCTATCCCAAACAGATTCATTAGAATGATGGCGAAAAGCATGGATAGGGGGATTACGGATGCTACGAGTAGTCCTGCGCGATAATTTCCTAGAAAGAGGACCAAAATAAAGACTACAATCAAGGCTCCTTCTGCAAGATTGGTTTCAATAGTGCTTATGGTATTGTTGACCAGTTTCGCTCTATCTAAGAAAGGTTCTATGACTACACCTTCCGGAATGTCCTTCTCAATTTCCTTTATCCTGGCCTTGATGTTCTTGATGACCGCATTTGCATTCTCTCCTTTTAGCATCATCACAATTGCCCCGGAAACTTCGCCTTCATCGTTGTAGGTCATGGCTCCGTATCTGGTGGCATGACCTATTTTGATTTCCGCAATGTCTTTTAAGAGTATGGGACTTCCTGCGCCAGAGTATTTAACGGGAAGGTTCTCCAAATCCTTTATGTGGGATACCATCCCTTCAGAACGAATAAAAAGGACGGTCTCTGCTTTTTCTATATAAGCTCCTCCGGTGTTCTGGTTATTATTTTCCAATGCTTGGAAGATGTCCTGTATGCTGAGCTGGAAAGCTTGAAGTCGGCTAGGAGAAATAGCAATCTCGTACTGTTTTAATTTACCTCCGAAGCTGCTGACTTCAGCCACGCCGGGAGTGCCGAGGAGTTGTCTCCTGATGACCCAGTCCTGTATGGTACGCAGTTCAGTGGGACCGTACCTGTGTTCGTATCCTTTTTTGGCACGTACTACATATTGAAAGATCTCTCCGAGGCCGGAGGAGATGGGTCCAAGTTCCGGTTTACCTAATCCTTCCGGGATTTGGTCTTCGATTCTTGAGAGTCTTTCGGTGACCTGGGTTCTTGCCCAGTAAATATCTGTATCGTCTGTGAAGACCAGGGTTACTAGAGAAAGGCCAAAGCGGTTAAAACTCCTGATCTCTTCTAAACCAGGTATGTTACTGTTGGCCTGTTCAATAGGGATGGTCACCCATCTTTCAATATCTGCAGCACTGAAAGAGGGGGCTACGGTTATAACTTGTACCTGATTATTCGTGATGTCAGGTTGGGCATCTATAGGTAATTTGTACGTCTCGTAAATACCTAATACTAATAGGCAAAGGGTTCCTATGCCTATAAGGAATTTGTTCCGCAGGGAAAAGCGGATAATAGAATTTAACATGCTTAATAGAGACTGAAAGTGAGAACATGGGTCCAGTAGGCCCTTTAAATCATCAGTTTCTTAAGCTATGCGAGGGGGTTGAAGGATTTGTGCGCAATAGGAAGGTATAAAGCTGATGGTTTTGCTTCTTCCTAAGGATTGGTTAAGAATAATTTCTTGTGGAGTGGGGAGCTGGATTTGGAATTTTGGGATGTAATAAGCCACTGAGAGATCAGACGCTAATTTCATAAATGGAAGTTGCATGTCAGTGTCCCAGTCACCATCCATTTCGTGGCCACCGTAATGGTGTATCAGGAAATCTATCAGGTCACCTTCTCCCATTTGTACATATTCCTGGTAATGTTCCACTAACAGGGGCATTTTCAAAAGTTGGCAAAATTCCACATTTGAAAACAAATAAATCCCCAGAAGAAGTAAAGACATTACCTTTCTCATATTGCAAATGTACCATTTTGTTTGGGAATGATGGTCAAGTACTTTGATAAAATTTCTTTTGGTAATCTCAGTTTTTTTTCTTAACTTTCATTATACAACCTAATGCTATGAATGACCCCAAAGTAAAACAGGAGCTGCTTGAGCTTTATAATGATTATGCGCATAATCGTT harbors:
- a CDS encoding CusA/CzcA family heavy metal efflux RND transporter, which translates into the protein MLNSIIRFSLRNKFLIGIGTLCLLVLGIYETYKLPIDAQPDITNNQVQVITVAPSFSAADIERWVTIPIEQANSNIPGLEEIRSFNRFGLSLVTLVFTDDTDIYWARTQVTERLSRIEDQIPEGLGKPELGPISSGLGEIFQYVVRAKKGYEHRYGPTELRTIQDWVIRRQLLGTPGVAEVSSFGGKLKQYEIAISPSRLQAFQLSIQDIFQALENNNQNTGGAYIEKAETVLFIRSEGMVSHIKDLENLPVKYSGAGSPILLKDIAEIKIGHATRYGAMTYNDEGEVSGAIVMMLKGENANAVIKNIKARIKEIEKDIPEGVVIEPFLDRAKLVNNTISTIETNLAEGALIVVFILVLFLGNYRAGLLVASVIPLSMLFAIILMNLFGIGGNLMSLGALDFGLIVDGAVIIVEAVLHQMNKRGDEEKDKQVFNSASKMVNSAVFGQIIILVVYLPIFTLKGIEGKMFIPMAQTVAFALIGAFILSLTYIPAMSALVLKPTPTGSLSDRMMHKIEAVHHNALQKALKHGNSILLVVFLLFAGAVFALSRLGGEFIPTLEEGDFAVEMRILPGSNIQTTINETNKAAKILKEQFPEVEKVVTKIGSAEIPTEPMPMDAGDMIVSLKPKKEWTSASSFPELSEKMSKALSAIPGLSTGFQFPVQMRFNELMTGARQDVVCKIFGENLDELNRYANLLSKEIQKVKGAEDLYIEPLIGAPQLVISYDRQALSRYKLSVSEVNKVVNSAFAGQHAGVFYEGERRFDIVVRLASEERKEVQDIKNLLVPTALGMQVPLHQLANIAYKSSPNQIQRENTRRRIIVGFNVRGRDVQSVVNELQDKVSKNLHLGTGYKITYGGTFENLNEARTRLGLAVPVSLVLIFFLLYLSFKSFRYSLLIYTAIPLSATGGVYFLALRGMPFSISAGIGFIALFGVAVLNGIVLVAEYNRIRKPKTAEETVLDGTRVRLRPVLMTALVASLGFLPMALSKGSGAEVQKPLATVVIGGLLFATFLTLFVLPILYVKIEHWKKLSPVTTLLFLFFVPNVQAQISREEVIKEALISNPYLQSSALDIQHKSKLAEAYNEPYATQFTAEYGKYNGLKNDRNLGVSQRFKLPVVHQTRKQLLESGVILSQRKAELTQAQIVKEINLVFQNHLVLEAQQKLFQKSDSLYENLERFLQEQLMQGEMDPAEGNSFLLLRQEIRQLLHEIESEKNQAQLELQWLVPTLGTIKPEGDLKLPLPALMYEGSHLELAALDQEIAISKSSIQMEKNALLPEFSLGYANQTLKDLGSGTFSSIQATIEIPIFRQSQKKRIEAAGIQTQMIEYQKQIRTTQIQKEIALESQRCHSLDKTLLEIENIYLPKAEDLEKMIFNKLKWGEISFQEYVIMHRQILDLRRNYFQTLIQRNQSASQLIFLNTNS